The genomic interval TCTAGAAAGGCTCATTTACAAAGATATAAGATATTAAAGGCTTAGACATGTCACTCTAGTAAGGACATTATGAAAACACTGAAGAACACTGGGCTCTCTTAAGGTTGTTTTAGAAATGGTCAATATTTGAACCTCTATTTGCCTCTCCTTCCTGGGTTGTTAATAGTAAGTAACCTCCGCTAAGTTAGCTCCTTATACAACAATGAATTAACTAATTAATGAGTTACTCAAGTAAGCTAAATATTATAAACTTGGGACAGATGGCTTCAACCATAGATGACAAAGTACAGCATTGTGTAAGAATCAGTGGCATCCCTAAATCTACTCATAGAATACCAAAAACTGGTCAGCAAATTGGTTACCTAGTCAAGCATTTTCAGGTCTTACACAGTTAGTTCAAAAGCACCTCATAATGTGTGGCTGTATTCACTTAGCCAATACTATATATTTCTAGCCCATTTGATAAAGGAAGACTTGGGAGCTGGAGTTGATCCTgtgttaaagtttttttttttttttcctgaattggGTTCATTGAATACATCTGAGCATAGCCTTAGGTATAAAAACACTTTTGGCTTGCTAGTTCCTCTCAACTACCCAATACCTGAGGAGGTCCCAGGCTGAGGTCTCGCATGATGAAGGCCTTCATTGCTTCAGGACTGCTGCTGCTCATATTTGGGATGTGGAGCTGTTCTGGGATAGAGAAAGGTATCAGGGTGGACCTTGACTGGTGAGGTTTTCAAGGGGTAGTTCTTAATAGGGTTTTATCATTCCATCTGAAAAGTTAGAGACTTCATTCCTAGCCCTCTATGTTGTCTCTCCCTGGATTACTAGAACATTATTGGCCCGACATACACGTTTTACAAACTTAATTCTCATTATCCATGTCTTCTTCTCCCATCCTCCCATAAGTAAAGGTGTTCTGGACTCAAGTCATTACATTTGCTGAGGTTCTCAGAGTTGGATTTCCTACCACCCAGCCACTTCCTTCTACATAGGCACTCTTCAGGTTCCTACCAGGTCACCCTTGAGCCATCTGTTCTGCATGATTCTCTCTTCCTATTGTTATCTGTCTTTTAACAGTTTCCTACATGCGTTATTCAACCTTCTTAATTAGCTTTCCTTATGTAATCATCTCTCAAGCCCTCCCTATGTCATTgcacaattctttttaaaatattctctataAAAGCTTCTTAAACATTCCAGTGTTTTCCTACAGCCAACTCAGTGACACATAGACTGCATCCCATACAGACTAACCCCAGGCTGCTTTCAGATATGAGGAGGTCTAAGTTTCGCAAATGACTAAGCAACCTTGCTTGTTTCACCACTGGTATGATGGGacagaaatcatttaaaataccTTCAAGTCCTGCAGACCACCACAGACTCAGctcaaaaaagacaaaagttAACTTAAGAGTTTTCCAAAGAAACTATTAGAATGTCTCAGAAGGAAAGTTGACTGAATCTGGGTACTAAGAATAATGTGTGTACAACACTAATGAAATACCTTGCTTTCAGATTTAAAAACAGTATTGAGGCTGAGAATGTGCTTATCATATGTGAGGCTCTTGCTTTGACCCCATGAGCCAaagaaagtattttctgagaaCTGTAAAGTTCTTTAAGTATTATAAAATTTTTCCGAGATCAATTTTAGAGCCTAGCAGTCCCTGGGATCCCCTCACTGGCTAGTGGATCTCAGGCTGTACTGAGTGGTGTCAGCATTGCACTGCAATACTCTGAAACTAGTCAAGTACTGGTAAATACTGTTCAGCTTAGAGGAAAATGTACTGGCAGATGGAATTTTCTAAACATTAAGCTTTAAACTTTGTGTATTTATTACTGTTTTATAGTAATATTCGGCATAATATAGCATATTATATGCTGCTAATTCACTGTCATTTTATACTTAATATACTAATATTTTAGTGTCTAACTGAATTTGAAAGATAATCTTCCTATTGATGAGACTTTAGAAAAATTATAGAACTTCTTTAAGCCTCAGTTTTACCAACTGCAATAAAGTttataccaaacacacacaaagaataatgTGTGTAGTATTTGGAGGACAAAAAGGAATTCCTGGAGGTAACACAGTTATTGTGGAACCTTGGGAATAATATTGTCATTGCTTACAGGAAGGGTGGGGTGTTAGAGGGCAAGAAACATTCCCTACTCTTTGCCTTTTTATAAACAAAAGGAGAATTATGCAAAATACCTGTTGCAAATGTGATAGCCCAAGCTGATGAAATATGACCAAaagtaattaaacatttttaaagaactggaaaaatattacttaaaagttAAAGAGCTTTCAAAGACCGAGAAGTGGGGGTCTCTGAGATGGTAGGAAAGGGATGTAAGCAAGAGGACCCTTCCATCAGCATAGAGCAGCTTcgaagaatgaaagaaatgaggCTGGAGGCAGTGACCTCTGCAAGGCTGCTGAGGCGACCCACGTAACCAACAGTGATGGAGACGAAGGTACAGCCAAGTAGAAGTTGATGGGAGATCAATTTTGAAAGTAAAAGTGAATTGACTCAGTgggagactgtgggaaggaagagaTGTGGGAATTGGGACTAGATCCTAAGGCTTCAGGGTTGGTGAGTGTGGTGCCATTGACTGAGAATGAGGAAATACAAATTGAAGTGATGTAAAAAACATGGGTTCCATGTAAATCATGTGCATGCTGAGGAGGACTATTTCGAATATCCTTTGTATATCTGATAGCTAATTGAATATTTTTCCTAAAGCTCAGAAGAAGAGTCCAGCAGAGGCATAAATTAAACATTCTGATCTCCAGGGCGGTGCACTGAAGTGGGTCCATAAAGCATAATGTTCAGACTCTGCTCTTTATTCACTCTTGGATCTTGAAAGACTTGCATCTTCTCTACACATGAACTACATGTCTGCTACTATTTGGCATACAGCCATGGCCTGGAAATTAAAACCTAGGGGCCATGAAGATGGTTCAACTAGTAAAGTTACTTTTCATGCAAGCATAACAttttgaactcagatctccacCACGCAGAaaaagcctgtaatcctagtgattgggaggcagagacaggattgcCAGGGTTTGTTGGCAAACCTGTTGGCAGTTAATCTAGCAAAGATGGCAGGCTCTTGGTGAACCCAGTATTAGCACTCTAATAAAAGTACAGACCTCTGCTTTCATCCTAAATAGTCACTATGGTTAATCTCAGGCAGAacttgttttttgtgttttgcaaATTGATTCTATTTGAGGAATAtcaataggaagaaaagagaaggggagtCATATCATGAAAGTAATCATCTTTGCCCACATCCCTAAACTCTATTAATTTTGATTGAATTAGGTTTTTCATTTCCCCTAATTTGGATCAAAGTTCTTTGCTATGTATTAAGGTGGAGCAGCTGATTCCTTTTTTATCTCTTTCAACAGTATCCATGAAATGCAATTACTTTAAACTCCTCGTTAGAGCTAAAAGGGCACTGTTTTATCCAAATGAACTGGTTGACCCTGATGAATTATTCCTGGGGCCAGACTGCCCAGTAACTTCCATGAGACCAGATGAACTTGAGTTTTATTATGATATCAGTTCCTGTGGGATTTTCATAGAGGTAAGGGAAGGAATTGTTTTTCTTAGTGCTATCTGTAAAGTCTTCTCAAGTATTGTTTCTGTTCTTGTAATATATACATAACACTAGTGTTACCATCCTAGTGCCTCAGCCtaagagaaacacaaagaattttttgttatttctattcattcacCAGAGACTATGTATAGGATACTAGGCATGAATAAGAAAACTATAGGCTTTCTATAAAAATAAGTTAGTGTTCTATTAATATGACACACATTATTTTCACATGGCTTTTTACATACCTAATCCTACTGGATCAATCCTGCTTCTACTTATATAGAGTGAGGAATTGGGGCATAACAGTCAGCCATGTAAACCAACACATGTAGTTAGAACATAGCAGAGCAAGGATCAGAAAAGAGGCTTGCTGATGCCTAGTCTGAACTTGTTGCTTTAGTTCTATGATGACTCTGAGCAGAATGAAATGAacaacaatgataaaaaaaaacatcCATAGAATATATCCCTAGGGAAGTATCCTATTGTACTTGACTTACAGATCTGTCTCTATCACTAACCTATAGCTTATTCTTGAGGGTAACTCCTTAGTGCACTGTGCTTAGTGCCCAGAACTTTAGACAATATAGAAAGTTTCAAGTACCTCCaaggtaaatttaaaatattgtatttatctTCATTTGTGTTGCTGTAGTCATGGAAATAAATGTGTTCTTCTAGGAACCTAAACTTCATGTCGTATGTATGAGATAACATAACCAAACTGACACGAAGATCTTCCAGTTCTCTCTGCCTCAAAATATATTGTCTATCTTGGTCTATTTCTGAGCCTATGCTTACCCACAGCAAGATGATTTGTTTCTGATTTGTTTCCACGAATCCATCAAAAGAAATCCAAAGGCATTTTGAGGTTTTTAACGGCTAAAAGCAAGTGTCAAATATAGAGCCCTTCATAGAAGTGAAGTCCATCACTATCAAGTGGAGACAATCTTCTCTACATGGGGCAGTGGGCAATTTGGGGATACAATACTTATGACTCCATCCAAAGAGGGGAAGGTGCAGCTGATATCTGGTGAGGAGGAGCAGGCTTTTAGCACCTGCAGGCACAGGCCCCTCCACACATAACAGAGAGCTACCTATCCTATGGTACAAGGGCCACAGCTAAGAAACAGGTCAAAATACCTACACTGATTTCTCCTGGCCCCTTGCTCTGGGCAGATGTTTTCTACAAATGACCCAGCTTAAACTCTGCCAGCCATCATGAGGCCACTTCATAGTTTTAATAGTGTTTGTCTGCTTAACCTCTTGATTTGAAAGCCAGATGATATAAATCTTTCAGACCCTTCAATTACATGAATCATCTATCTTACAGGATACTCTTTAGCTAATCTATTTATTCAATGAGTTACTGATTTTGGAACGAATTAACTAGGATCATTCACCATATCTAATGTGATCCCCAAAGTACAGGAAAACCATAAGATTTGTGACTTACTATGAAATGCATATGCATTCCATGCTCAGGAAATGCAATTGGTCAGTACAAAcacatctcttttttttgttAGCAGTCTTCCTCCTGTTTTAGAAACTTGGAAATACAAAGTAAAAGCCAAATACTGTGTTTGAAGTCAGTCATATCAGGAAGAGTCTTTCAGAATCCTTCAGCTAGcttcttcatctttttaaatACTCATAAAGCAAGTTTCCATCTAAGTAATAAATACTTTTAGAAAGGCCAGTGGGAAAGCTCCAGGGATAATGTGACCAGCCTCATGCCAATCTAAATCACAAATCCTTTGTCGATGGTGTTGCTTTATTTTCTGTTCGTTAAGTACTTCCACATTGGAGCGAGAACTTTAAGCACATTGATTTAACTGCATATCTTTCTTTCTTGGGGTGGTAGTTTTTCAATTTCttatttgaatatattaaaatgtgttgTGACAATGTATACTTCAAAGATCTCTTATCTCAACAGCATGCATTTGATGGAACTATTGTCAATACCTGGCTCACCTATAAGCccaagaatatatctttttctgcTGAGCTTCAGCTGCAGTGTGTCATTCGCAGGTCAGTGCAAAACACCCATTGATTCCTTGATTCAATTCCAACAGCTCTTGGCCAAAATGTATCATTGCTTGTCCACAAACCTGGAAATTCATGACGTCTTATGTAGCTGTGTATCTGCAGTCAGTCCATCTTAACCTCTACTGCAGTCCTTACTCAAGAGACCAAATTTTAGGCCAATAAAGTGACACAGGTTAGAAACCGTGGGTAGGTTTTTGCTGTTCATCTATTTACTCCTTGAAAGGTTATTAGAACATGCTGCCAAAACAAATGCATCACACCAACATTGGTACACAGTATCTAAAGAAATTTCTTAAGTGTACAGACTGGCTTTGACCTTCTGAACAATCCAAAGGAGTCTAGCTGAGTCTCATGGAACCAGCTACTCAAAAGGCTTAGGAGGACTGACTATAAAGAGACCTACCTGACATtactcagtgagttcaaggccagtaataaaaaaaaaaaaaaaaaaaaaggtaaagccACAATATGAAAAAAGGACTGGAACTAgagcccagtggtagagtacttacctagcaagtgtacacacacacacacgcacacgcatatacacagagagagacagagacacacagggagagacacacagggagagacacacagggagagacacacagggagagacacacagggagagagacacagggagagagacacagggagagagacacagggagagagacactcagagagagacacacagggagagagacacagggagagagacactcagagagagacacacagggagagagacacagggagagagacactCAGAGAGAGACACTCAGAGAGAGACACTCAGAGAGAGACACTCAGAGAGAGACACTCACAAGAGAGAGACACTCACAAGAGAGAGACACTCACAAGAGAGAGACACTcacaagagagagacacacacaagagagagacacacacaagagagagacacacacaagagagagacacacacaagagagagacacacacaagagagagacacacagagagagaagaagggtggGAAAAGATGGGCAGGAAGGTGGAGAAGgtagagaaggaggggaagagaggggagactgAGACTCTAGGTTATTTGAAGATTAGAAAAGGttatttgaagttcagaaagtctaataaaaattagttttaccTTGTAAGTTTGAAAACCAGTAATAATGACATACAAGATGAAGCTTTTTAAAACCAGCCATCTGGCTTAAACAGTAAATTTAGAATTCCTGAAGGAAGTTGGGattcaataagacaaaaacattaggaagtttgataacttattttttgttttttaagtactTCCACATTAAGACTGTGTATGACATCAGCATTTAGGTAAGAACATGATTCTCTACAGCATTTGGGAGTCCAGGACACTTGAATCCTCATCATCAACTCTATGTGTACCGCACGAATACCGTGCCAACTTGGTTGAAGGGAAGATGTTCTTAAAATCTCTCAAAGTTGAATGAACAGG from Arvicanthis niloticus isolate mArvNil1 chromosome 1, mArvNil1.pat.X, whole genome shotgun sequence carries:
- the LOC117723331 gene encoding oocyte-secreted protein 3-like — translated: MKAFIASGLLLLIFGMWSCSGIEKVSMKCNYFKLLVRAKRALFYPNELVDPDELFLGPDCPVTSMRPDELEFYYDISSCGIFIEHAFDGTIVNTWLTYKPKNISFSAELQLQCVIRRHSYDEDPFKDSFYDIDLNCYLLPQCWYLILRRYCSICGHVHFLENWSRPFHGWRNDSFQRLFHPVFHHWLDTATQHLRI